A single window of Salminus brasiliensis chromosome 18, fSalBra1.hap2, whole genome shotgun sequence DNA harbors:
- the LOC140539258 gene encoding protein regulator of cytokinesis 1 isoform X1, giving the protein MGSRRSEALASSLVTGINHAMARLVDIWDSIGIMEDQRIERMQTVKKYIEDLLTDMITEEESLRHRIKTSIITTQKQLETLCLELSMESYKVEEDLTVLQMEKNLRCRLETLQKEKNERLRELNNLRQQDEELCVTLCATPYYIPSGSMPSQTQLQELREHIKNLSEEKESRVKVFSGLREDIKSLMDEMGHEPETSLERESVCSDTDIFLLTHENIQALKLLLSQLEMKKESLISTRDKLKDRATSLWNRLSCPEEEAEEFKQEALNTLSDDIRRWQNIVDRLEVLQRAKLEEVIDKVRQELVILWDKCMFGPEQREPFSAHFCDNNYTEELLALHDSELLKVTQFYETARPLVEGIEKWERHWVLFQDFERKAADPNRFSNRGGALLKESKDRAKVQKLLPKLEEELKARVEAWEKNQSAPFLIKGQRVMEYISKQWEEHRMQKDKEKNERMSKKTDNSQFKTPTKRAHGQANSSVTPSKIRKTPSQTALRTTTMSSSNSSGGSTISGSTSSVSSTFLCVPGKPPLSAKQRVKTFEACSGPRTPLQEFNSDKKPISISYSDFTSELSRKACHDAVLNSTVKDVL; this is encoded by the exons ATGGGGAGCCGAAGAAG TGAAGCCCTGGCATCCTCCCTTGTAACCGGAATTAACCATGCTATGGCCAGGCTGGTGGACATATGGGACAGTATTGGCATCATGGAGGATCAGAGGATTGAACGAATGCAGACCGTGAAGAAATATATTGAG GACCTTTTGACGGACATGATCACTGAAGAGGAATCCCTGAGGCATCGCATTAAAACCAGTATCATTACTACCCAGAAGCAGTTAGAGACATTATGTCTGGAGTTGTCTATGGAATCATACAAA gTGGAAGAAGACCTGACAGTCTTGCAGATGGAGAAGAACCTCCGCTGTCGTTTGGAGACGCTTCAAAAGGAAAAGAATGAGCGACTGAGGGAGCTAAATAACCTGAGGCAGCAGGATGAGGAGCTATGTGTGACCTTGTGTGCCACTCCATACTACATTCCCAGTGGCAGCATGCCCTCACAAACGCAACTCCAGGAGCTCCGGGAGCACATCAAGAATCTGAGTGAGGAGAAG GAGAGCAGGGTGAAGGTGTTCTCTGGTCTCCGGGAGGACATTAAGAGCCTGATGGATGAGATGGGCCATGAGCCTGAGACCAGCTTGGAGAGGGAGTCTGTGTGTTCTGATACAGACATCTTTCTGCTTACACATGAAAACATCCAAGCCCTGAAGCTGCTTCTCAGTCAG CTAGAAATGAAGAAGGAATCCCTTATTTCAACTAGGGACAAACTCAAGGATCGAGCTACCAGCCTGTGGAATCGCCTGAGTTGTCCAGAAGAGGAAGCAGAGGAATTCAAACAGGAAGCgctgaacactctctctgatGACATTAGAAGA TGGCAGAATATAGTGGATCGTCTGGAGGTGCTCCAAAGGGCTAAGCTAGAAGAAGTGATCGACAAAGTACGACAGGAGCTTGTGATCCTCTGGGATAAATGTATGTTTGGACCAGAGCAGAGAGAACCTTTCAGTGCGCACTTCTGTGATA ATAATTACACAGAGGAGCTGCTTGCCCTACatgactctgagctgctgaaaGTGACGCAGTTTTATGAGACAGCGCGTCCGTTAGTGGAGGGCATTGAGAAATGGGAAAGACACTGGGTTCTTTTCCAGGACTTTGAG AGAAAGGCTGCAGATCCAAACCGCTTCTCCAATAGAGGAGGTGCTTTACTGAAGGAAAGCAAGGACAGGGCCAAAGTGCAGAAGTTGCTTCCCAAG CTAGAAGAGGAGCTGAAAGCACGAGTGGAGGCTTGGGAAAAGAATCAGAGCGCCCCCTTTCTCATAAAAGGCCAGAGGGTTATGGAGTACATCTCCAAGCAATGGGAAGAGCATCGTatgcagaaagacaaggagaagAATGAGCGT ATGTCCAAGAAAACAGACAACTCTCAGTTTAAGACCCCCACTAAGAGGGCCCACGGACAAGCCAACAGCAGCGTGACCCCCAGCAAGATAAGGAAG ACTCCTAGTCAGACTGCTCTCCGCACCACCACAAtgagcagcagcaacagcagtggTGGTAGCACAATCAGTGGCAGCACCAGCAGCGTGTCAAGCACCTTTCTGTGCGTTCCTGGCAAGCCTCCACTCTCAGCCAAG CAGAGGGTTAAGACCTTTGAGGCTTGTTCAGGCCCCAGAACGCCACTGCAAGAGTTCAACAGCGATAAGAAGCCCATCTCCATCAGCTACTCAGACTTTACA AGTGAGCTCTCCAGAAAGGCTTGTCACGATGCTGTTCTGAACTCTACTGTTAAGGACGTGCTGTGA
- the LOC140539258 gene encoding protein regulator of cytokinesis 1 isoform X2 — MGSRRSEALASSLVTGINHAMARLVDIWDSIGIMEDQRIERMQTVKKYIEDLLTDMITEEESLRHRIKTSIITTQKQLETLCLELSMESYKVEEDLTVLQMEKNLRCRLETLQKEKNERLRELNNLRQQDEELCVTLCATPYYIPSGSMPSQTQLQELREHIKNLSEEKESRVKVFSGLREDIKSLMDEMGHEPETSLERESVCSDTDIFLLTHENIQALKLLLSQLEMKKESLISTRDKLKDRATSLWNRLSCPEEEAEEFKQEALNTLSDDIRRWQNIVDRLEVLQRAKLEEVIDKVRQELVILWDKCMFGPEQREPFSAHFCDNNYTEELLALHDSELLKVTQFYETARPLVEGIEKWERHWVLFQDFERKAADPNRFSNRGGALLKESKDRAKVQKLLPKLEEELKARVEAWEKNQSAPFLIKGQRVMEYISKQWEEHRMQKDKEKNERMSKKTDNSQFKTPTKRAHGQANSSVTPSKIRKTPSQTALRTTTMSSSNSSGGSTISGSTSSVSSTFLCVPGKPPLSAKRVKTFEACSGPRTPLQEFNSDKKPISISYSDFTSELSRKACHDAVLNSTVKDVL, encoded by the exons ATGGGGAGCCGAAGAAG TGAAGCCCTGGCATCCTCCCTTGTAACCGGAATTAACCATGCTATGGCCAGGCTGGTGGACATATGGGACAGTATTGGCATCATGGAGGATCAGAGGATTGAACGAATGCAGACCGTGAAGAAATATATTGAG GACCTTTTGACGGACATGATCACTGAAGAGGAATCCCTGAGGCATCGCATTAAAACCAGTATCATTACTACCCAGAAGCAGTTAGAGACATTATGTCTGGAGTTGTCTATGGAATCATACAAA gTGGAAGAAGACCTGACAGTCTTGCAGATGGAGAAGAACCTCCGCTGTCGTTTGGAGACGCTTCAAAAGGAAAAGAATGAGCGACTGAGGGAGCTAAATAACCTGAGGCAGCAGGATGAGGAGCTATGTGTGACCTTGTGTGCCACTCCATACTACATTCCCAGTGGCAGCATGCCCTCACAAACGCAACTCCAGGAGCTCCGGGAGCACATCAAGAATCTGAGTGAGGAGAAG GAGAGCAGGGTGAAGGTGTTCTCTGGTCTCCGGGAGGACATTAAGAGCCTGATGGATGAGATGGGCCATGAGCCTGAGACCAGCTTGGAGAGGGAGTCTGTGTGTTCTGATACAGACATCTTTCTGCTTACACATGAAAACATCCAAGCCCTGAAGCTGCTTCTCAGTCAG CTAGAAATGAAGAAGGAATCCCTTATTTCAACTAGGGACAAACTCAAGGATCGAGCTACCAGCCTGTGGAATCGCCTGAGTTGTCCAGAAGAGGAAGCAGAGGAATTCAAACAGGAAGCgctgaacactctctctgatGACATTAGAAGA TGGCAGAATATAGTGGATCGTCTGGAGGTGCTCCAAAGGGCTAAGCTAGAAGAAGTGATCGACAAAGTACGACAGGAGCTTGTGATCCTCTGGGATAAATGTATGTTTGGACCAGAGCAGAGAGAACCTTTCAGTGCGCACTTCTGTGATA ATAATTACACAGAGGAGCTGCTTGCCCTACatgactctgagctgctgaaaGTGACGCAGTTTTATGAGACAGCGCGTCCGTTAGTGGAGGGCATTGAGAAATGGGAAAGACACTGGGTTCTTTTCCAGGACTTTGAG AGAAAGGCTGCAGATCCAAACCGCTTCTCCAATAGAGGAGGTGCTTTACTGAAGGAAAGCAAGGACAGGGCCAAAGTGCAGAAGTTGCTTCCCAAG CTAGAAGAGGAGCTGAAAGCACGAGTGGAGGCTTGGGAAAAGAATCAGAGCGCCCCCTTTCTCATAAAAGGCCAGAGGGTTATGGAGTACATCTCCAAGCAATGGGAAGAGCATCGTatgcagaaagacaaggagaagAATGAGCGT ATGTCCAAGAAAACAGACAACTCTCAGTTTAAGACCCCCACTAAGAGGGCCCACGGACAAGCCAACAGCAGCGTGACCCCCAGCAAGATAAGGAAG ACTCCTAGTCAGACTGCTCTCCGCACCACCACAAtgagcagcagcaacagcagtggTGGTAGCACAATCAGTGGCAGCACCAGCAGCGTGTCAAGCACCTTTCTGTGCGTTCCTGGCAAGCCTCCACTCTCAGCCAAG AGGGTTAAGACCTTTGAGGCTTGTTCAGGCCCCAGAACGCCACTGCAAGAGTTCAACAGCGATAAGAAGCCCATCTCCATCAGCTACTCAGACTTTACA AGTGAGCTCTCCAGAAAGGCTTGTCACGATGCTGTTCTGAACTCTACTGTTAAGGACGTGCTGTGA